The Arthrobacter sp. NicSoilC5 genome has a window encoding:
- a CDS encoding AAA family ATPase, with translation MTLGQTIHSEIRDSEITALSERVSKRKYQSYLLGMRLAKLRAYKDASIRFDFPVTALVGPNGGGKTTVLGAAALIFKEIAPRRFFAKSGKYDASMKSWKVEYELWERDPKRNTSSLTTRTASYVSSKWSRDALSRKVLLFGVTRTIPASERKDLTSFIGGSFKSPNETQLSASTIEAVEKILGKEARNYLLVALRKGGVKNLYAAVSQNGDAYSEFHFGAGEASVIRIVSDIEQSPDESLILIEEIENGLHPVATERLVEYLIKVAKRKSCQIIFTTHSNYALAPLPDQAVWACAEGELTQGKLDVNSLRALTGKVEASLAIFVEDAFGEQMALAALREYRRRKGISLLGLSIHAVGGHGNAAKYAKSQNLNPAITFKAMAILDGDMRGQISHDELIVCFPGESAPESHVANAVESKLDVVAARLALNLNLPTSDQTRVAESVRERLRTNHDPHVLFEQVGNDLDFIGAAAVQRAFLTQWAEQFPEEVDAIFDPVAEYLPKEGASVPGLSEEGCEKPALVDM, from the coding sequence ATGACATTGGGGCAAACCATCCACAGCGAAATTCGGGACAGTGAAATTACGGCTCTAAGCGAGCGGGTTTCCAAGCGTAAGTATCAAAGTTACTTACTCGGTATGCGGCTTGCAAAGCTCAGAGCTTACAAAGACGCCTCAATCAGGTTCGATTTTCCAGTAACGGCACTAGTCGGACCCAACGGCGGCGGTAAGACCACCGTACTTGGCGCCGCCGCGCTTATCTTCAAGGAGATTGCCCCTAGGCGATTCTTTGCAAAAAGCGGAAAATATGACGCCAGCATGAAGAGTTGGAAGGTCGAGTATGAACTTTGGGAGAGAGACCCTAAAAGAAACACCAGTTCGCTAACTACTCGTACCGCAAGTTATGTAAGCTCAAAATGGAGCCGTGATGCACTATCCCGGAAGGTCCTCCTATTTGGCGTTACTCGGACAATCCCCGCCAGCGAAAGGAAAGACCTTACATCTTTCATAGGAGGAAGCTTCAAAAGTCCTAATGAAACACAGCTTTCGGCGAGCACCATCGAAGCAGTGGAGAAGATTTTGGGCAAAGAAGCACGGAATTACCTCCTAGTAGCCCTCCGTAAGGGAGGGGTCAAGAATCTATACGCGGCAGTGAGCCAGAACGGTGACGCTTACTCTGAGTTTCACTTCGGCGCCGGCGAGGCCAGTGTCATTCGCATCGTTTCGGATATCGAGCAGAGCCCCGATGAATCCCTGATTCTGATCGAAGAGATCGAGAATGGCCTGCATCCCGTTGCAACGGAGCGTCTTGTCGAGTACCTGATCAAAGTCGCTAAGCGAAAATCCTGCCAAATTATTTTCACGACTCATTCCAATTATGCGTTGGCACCGCTTCCCGATCAAGCTGTTTGGGCCTGCGCTGAAGGAGAACTGACACAAGGCAAGCTTGACGTGAATTCACTGCGCGCACTGACCGGTAAGGTCGAAGCGTCTCTGGCCATCTTTGTTGAGGATGCATTCGGGGAACAGATGGCGCTGGCTGCCCTTCGCGAATATCGGCGGCGAAAGGGCATCTCACTACTCGGCCTGAGCATTCATGCCGTAGGCGGACACGGTAATGCTGCAAAGTATGCCAAAAGTCAGAACCTTAATCCTGCCATTACCTTCAAGGCGATGGCCATCCTTGACGGTGACATGAGAGGACAGATAAGTCATGATGAACTAATTGTGTGCTTTCCCGGCGAGTCGGCTCCTGAAAGCCATGTGGCAAATGCGGTCGAAAGTAAGCTCGATGTAGTGGCAGCTCGTCTTGCACTCAATCTTAATTTGCCGACGTCCGACCAAACACGTGTAGCGGAGTCAGTTAGGGAAAGACTTCGTACTAATCACGATCCACATGTTCTTTTTGAGCAAGTTGGTAACGACCTTGATTTCATCGGTGCAGCCGCAGTGCAGCGCGCCTTTCTTACTCAATGGGCGGAACAGTTCCCAGAAGAAGTGGATGCCATCTTCGATCCTGTCGCTGAATACTTGCCAAAAGAAGGCGCCTCCGTCCCTGGACTTTCAGAGGAGGGTTGTGAGAAGCCTGCCCTAGTCGACATGTGA
- a CDS encoding LLM class flavin-dependent oxidoreductase gives MPQPDRPLRKLGFLTIGLFDPLDPAAGHESTLQIIELGERLGFDSAWLRHRHLQFGISSPVAVMAAASQRTSRIELGTAVTPLGWENPLRLAEDLATVDLLAGGRINPGVSVGEPMQYDTVKHELYPDTAEVEDFSYARVERFARLVAGEPVREFSGKQGVVEEFSNRIEPFSAGLRQRLWYGAGSTKSAVWAGSNGFNLLSSSVIFPDKDQEPDFALVQQSQIRAFREAAATAGHAGARVSQGLVVIPTDSATPAQREKYQRYVDERTPRTAAPQGPRGMMFAADLIGTSEEIAEQLYAHAGFQEVDEVAFALPFSFDHADYVQILTDIAGKLGPALGWTGLEVGRGQIEET, from the coding sequence ATGCCGCAGCCCGACCGTCCTTTACGCAAGCTTGGCTTTCTCACCATTGGGCTGTTCGATCCTCTTGATCCAGCGGCCGGGCACGAGTCCACGCTGCAAATCATTGAACTGGGGGAGCGGCTGGGGTTCGACAGTGCGTGGCTACGCCACCGGCACCTGCAGTTCGGCATCTCCTCTCCTGTGGCGGTGATGGCGGCCGCCAGCCAGCGGACCTCGCGGATTGAGCTGGGAACTGCGGTGACGCCGCTGGGCTGGGAGAATCCGCTGCGCCTGGCCGAGGACCTGGCCACGGTGGACCTGCTGGCTGGCGGACGGATCAATCCCGGCGTAAGTGTGGGGGAGCCGATGCAGTACGACACCGTGAAGCACGAGCTGTATCCAGATACCGCGGAGGTGGAGGACTTCAGTTACGCCCGGGTGGAGCGGTTTGCCAGGTTGGTTGCGGGCGAGCCGGTGCGGGAGTTCTCCGGCAAGCAAGGCGTGGTGGAGGAGTTCTCCAACCGGATAGAGCCTTTTTCCGCGGGCCTGCGGCAGCGCCTGTGGTACGGGGCCGGCAGTACGAAGTCAGCGGTGTGGGCCGGTTCGAATGGGTTCAACCTGCTGTCCAGCAGCGTGATCTTCCCGGACAAGGACCAGGAGCCGGACTTCGCCCTTGTCCAGCAGTCGCAGATCCGGGCGTTTCGGGAAGCGGCTGCTACCGCGGGACATGCCGGGGCGCGGGTCTCGCAGGGCCTGGTAGTGATTCCGACCGACTCGGCGACTCCTGCCCAGCGCGAGAAGTACCAACGGTATGTGGATGAACGCACACCGCGCACGGCTGCTCCGCAGGGGCCGAGGGGCATGATGTTCGCGGCTGATCTCATTGGCACCAGCGAGGAGATCGCCGAGCAGCTCTACGCGCACGCAGGCTTCCAGGAGGTGGACGAGGTGGCATTCGCGCTGCCCTTCAGCTTCGATCACGCGGACTACGTGCAGATCCTGACCGACATCGCGGGGAAGCTGGGGCCGGCTTTGGGGTGGACTGGCTTGGAAGTCGGTCGAGGGCAGATCGAGGAGACCTAA
- a CDS encoding alpha/beta fold hydrolase: protein MSLQEIEFTSANGRDTIQAWVYEPIGQPKAIVQLIHGLGEHSRRYLHLISTLVDAGFIVVAGDHSGHGRTAMQQGTWGDAGEDAASVVVADEVTLQAKAREALPQLPYVVFGHSWGSMIARGMAVDPRTQLAGLILCGIAAQMRGIEKMIDRPELARLAAGERGAEPAPQELVGQLFDGFLGRFGEGAGPTAWVALDADVVSDHGRDPFNNFGAPLSARFLQGFVDLYDQVTSDDWYKQLPAELPVLILAGDQDPVTNYGEGAYHVANRLADSGHADVRTRVFPGVRHEVHNEPTTRAETERETVEFIQRVTQRQDSPAPSAAQ from the coding sequence ATGTCACTGCAGGAAATCGAGTTCACATCCGCCAACGGCCGCGACACCATCCAGGCCTGGGTCTACGAACCCATCGGGCAGCCCAAGGCGATCGTGCAGCTGATCCACGGGCTCGGCGAGCACTCCCGCCGCTACCTCCACCTCATCTCCACCCTGGTGGACGCGGGATTCATCGTGGTGGCGGGCGACCACTCCGGCCACGGGCGCACGGCCATGCAGCAGGGCACCTGGGGCGACGCCGGTGAGGACGCCGCCAGCGTGGTGGTCGCCGACGAGGTCACCCTCCAGGCCAAGGCCAGGGAGGCGCTTCCCCAGCTTCCCTATGTGGTGTTCGGCCACAGCTGGGGCTCCATGATCGCCCGCGGCATGGCCGTGGACCCGCGCACCCAGCTGGCCGGCCTGATCCTCTGCGGCATCGCCGCGCAGATGCGCGGCATCGAGAAAATGATTGACCGGCCCGAACTGGCACGGCTTGCCGCCGGCGAGCGCGGCGCAGAACCCGCACCCCAGGAACTGGTGGGCCAGCTGTTCGACGGCTTCCTGGGCCGCTTCGGCGAAGGCGCCGGCCCCACTGCCTGGGTCGCTCTGGACGCCGACGTCGTCAGCGACCACGGGAGGGACCCCTTCAACAACTTCGGCGCACCCCTGAGCGCCCGCTTCCTGCAGGGCTTCGTGGACCTCTACGACCAGGTCACCTCCGACGACTGGTACAAACAGCTCCCCGCGGAACTCCCCGTCCTGATCCTCGCCGGCGACCAGGACCCCGTGACCAACTACGGCGAGGGCGCCTACCACGTGGCCAACCGCCTGGCTGATTCGGGCCACGCGGACGTCCGCACCCGCGTCTTCCCCGGCGTCCGGCACGAGGTGCACAACGAACCCACCACCCGCGCCGAGACAGAACGCGAGACGGTCGAGTTCATCCAGCGCGTCACCCAGCGGCAGGATTCCCCCGCACCGTCAGCTGCACAATGA
- a CDS encoding intradiol ring-cleavage dioxygenase gives MTTSRTPRQPDLDQPHPDHDRGLEFDLNTLVSRRSLGLFLGAGGAVAALAACTPAATTGSTATATTTATAATSSASATATDAGTATPTLTRAIAECGVEIPQETAGPYPGDGSNGPNVLEASGVVRKDITSSFGSASAKAEGVPLTFTLTLLDNANGCAPMAGAAVYAWHCDRDGKYSMYDSSLKNENYLRGVQEADANGQVTFTSIFPAAYSGRWPHIHFEVFESMNNATSAGQVLAVSQIALPQAACDDVYATPGYERSVTNMTRTTLKSDNVFGNDGGIYQLATMTGSAAVGYTAGLNVTI, from the coding sequence ATGACCACTTCACGCACACCCCGCCAGCCCGACCTTGACCAGCCGCACCCCGACCACGACCGGGGGCTGGAGTTCGACCTGAACACCCTGGTGAGCCGCAGGTCCCTGGGACTGTTCCTCGGCGCGGGCGGTGCGGTGGCCGCGCTCGCCGCCTGCACACCCGCCGCAACCACGGGCTCCACCGCGACGGCAACAACCACGGCGACGGCCGCCACGTCCTCCGCGTCGGCCACGGCCACGGACGCCGGCACCGCCACCCCCACGCTGACCCGGGCCATCGCCGAGTGCGGCGTGGAAATCCCGCAGGAAACCGCCGGTCCCTATCCGGGGGATGGCTCCAACGGTCCGAACGTCCTGGAAGCCTCCGGGGTGGTGCGGAAGGACATCACGTCGAGCTTCGGGTCTGCCTCCGCAAAGGCCGAGGGCGTACCCCTGACCTTCACCCTGACCCTCCTGGACAACGCCAACGGCTGCGCCCCGATGGCCGGTGCCGCAGTGTACGCCTGGCACTGCGACCGGGACGGAAAATACTCGATGTACGACTCGAGCCTGAAGAACGAGAACTACCTGCGGGGCGTGCAGGAAGCCGATGCCAACGGGCAGGTCACGTTCACGTCGATCTTCCCGGCCGCCTACTCCGGGCGCTGGCCGCACATCCACTTCGAGGTGTTCGAGTCCATGAACAATGCCACCTCCGCCGGACAGGTCCTGGCGGTTTCCCAGATCGCGCTGCCGCAGGCGGCCTGCGACGACGTGTACGCCACCCCCGGGTACGAGCGCAGCGTCACGAACATGACCCGCACCACGCTCAAATCGGACAACGTGTTCGGGAACGACGGCGGCATCTACCAGCTGGCGACGATGACCGGTTCAGCGGCTGTCGGCTACACGGCGGGACTCAACGTGACCATCTAG
- a CDS encoding GntR family transcriptional regulator — protein sequence MASPIHQRLREDVLASVFAPDEPLTEAKLTERYGASRTPVREALQRLEQDGLVERRGKAVVVRTHSAEEIIDIYESRIILEQAAAAKAAVKATALDRQLLTGLLTQMQQLDPSDGRALAETNRAFHAQLWHATHSPSLIGLLERLDQQVRRYTLTTLTYPGRWPVVLAEYAGLLAAIGDGDSKRAGEIAARHMSDALDIRLKMYAEDPRTL from the coding sequence GTGGCCAGTCCCATCCATCAGCGGCTCCGCGAGGACGTTCTCGCGAGCGTCTTTGCCCCTGACGAGCCGCTCACGGAGGCCAAACTCACGGAGCGCTACGGGGCTTCCCGGACGCCCGTGCGGGAGGCGCTGCAGCGGCTGGAGCAGGACGGGCTGGTGGAACGGCGCGGCAAGGCGGTGGTGGTCCGAACGCATTCGGCCGAAGAGATCATCGACATCTACGAGTCGAGGATCATCCTGGAGCAGGCCGCGGCTGCCAAGGCCGCCGTCAAGGCAACCGCCCTGGACCGCCAGTTGCTCACGGGGCTGCTGACGCAGATGCAGCAGCTGGATCCCAGTGACGGCCGGGCGCTCGCCGAAACCAACCGCGCCTTCCACGCCCAGCTGTGGCACGCCACGCACAGCCCGTCGCTGATCGGACTGCTGGAACGCCTGGACCAGCAGGTGCGCCGGTACACCCTCACCACGCTGACCTACCCGGGACGGTGGCCGGTGGTCCTGGCGGAATACGCCGGCCTGTTGGCCGCCATCGGGGACGGGGACTCCAAACGGGCGGGGGAGATCGCCGCCCGCCACATGTCGGACGCCTTGGACATCAGGCTGAAGATGTACGCCGAAGATCCCAGGACCCTCTAG